In the genome of Chryseobacterium arthrosphaerae, one region contains:
- the hemB gene encoding porphobilinogen synthase has product MIHSRNRRLRVNESIRSLVRENVLTTDDFVMPIFVMEGENKQEAIPSMPGIFRRSIDLTVKECKELFSLGVKAVNLYMKVSEHLKDNTGKEAWNKDGLMQNTIKAIKDAVPGMVIMPDVALDPYSIYGHDGIIENGKVLNDATNDALARMSVSHAEAGADLVAPSDMMDGRVQVIREALEQSGFTDVGIVSYAAKYASSFYGPFRSALDSAPKDDMEIPKDKKTYQMDFHNTREALNEVFKDIDEGADVIMIKPGLPYLDIVSKVREAIDLPIAVYNVSGEYAMVKAAAQNGWLDNDKTIIESLTCFKRAGADMIFTYFAKEAAILLNK; this is encoded by the coding sequence ATGATACATTCAAGAAATAGAAGACTTAGAGTTAATGAATCTATCAGAAGTCTGGTAAGAGAAAATGTGCTTACAACTGATGATTTTGTAATGCCGATCTTCGTAATGGAGGGCGAAAACAAGCAGGAGGCAATCCCGTCTATGCCGGGAATTTTTAGGCGGAGTATAGATTTAACAGTGAAAGAATGTAAGGAATTATTTTCTTTGGGTGTAAAAGCTGTCAATTTGTACATGAAAGTGTCAGAACATCTGAAAGACAATACAGGAAAAGAAGCATGGAACAAGGACGGATTGATGCAGAATACGATAAAGGCTATCAAAGATGCCGTGCCGGGAATGGTCATCATGCCGGATGTAGCTTTAGATCCTTATTCGATCTATGGCCACGACGGAATCATTGAAAACGGAAAAGTTTTAAATGACGCCACCAATGATGCTTTGGCAAGAATGTCAGTTTCTCATGCAGAAGCAGGAGCAGACCTTGTGGCACCGAGTGATATGATGGATGGCAGGGTACAGGTGATCCGTGAAGCGCTGGAACAAAGCGGATTCACAGATGTAGGGATTGTAAGCTATGCAGCTAAATATGCAAGTTCTTTCTATGGGCCTTTCAGAAGCGCTTTAGACAGTGCTCCGAAAGATGATATGGAAATTCCGAAAGATAAAAAAACATACCAGATGGACTTCCACAATACCCGTGAAGCATTGAATGAAGTATTTAAGGATATTGATGAAGGAGCAGATGTGATCATGATCAAACCGGGACTTCCTTACCTGGATATTGTTTCCAAAGTGCGTGAAGCGATTGATCTTCCGATTGCTGTATACAACGTAAGTGGAGAATATGCCATGGTAAAAGCTGCTGCCCAGAATGGCTGGCTGGATAATGACAAGACGATCATTGAAAGTTTGACTTGCTTCAAAAGAGCTGGTGCAGACATGATTTTCACCTATTTTGCAAAAGAAGCTGCCATCCTGTTGAATAAATAA
- a CDS encoding bacteriocin, translated as MRKLTKKDLKNINGGSLRFPDANGNCPAGWYLCPTNICVDDNGGQDPIHEGHRHYTACFGNG; from the coding sequence ATGAGAAAATTAACGAAAAAAGATCTGAAAAACATTAATGGGGGAAGTCTAAGGTTCCCGGATGCTAATGGAAACTGCCCGGCAGGCTGGTATCTGTGCCCTACTAATATCTGTGTAGATGATAATGGCGGACAAGACCCTATTCATGAGGGACACCGTCATTACACCGCATGCTTTGGGAACGGTTAA